DNA from Synergistaceae bacterium:
AATCCAAGCCGGAATCCGTTGCAGCTCCACCAAGGCCACCATAGCGGCGATGACCAACACCTTGTCCGCCAACGGGTCGATGAATTTGCCCAAGGTCGTCACCAACTTGTGCTTACGGGCAATGTACCCGTCCAAAGAGTCCGTGATGGCGGCTACGATGAACACACTTCCCGCCAAGAGGTCTCCCCAGGAAAGATCTCCCCCGCCTAACTCGGCCAAATAAGGAACGGGGGCGCCACTTCTTAGGGAAAGAAACAACAACACCAAAGGAGCCAGAAACACGCGTACCAAGCTGAGTGTGTTCGGCAAGTTCAGAACCTTGTTTTTTACTTTGGGATTCAAAATTGCGCCTCCCGCAATAAATTGATTGAGTACACCTCTGCGACATACCCGACAAAAATTATAGCCTCAAAATCTCCTTTCAGGTCAAAACGTCAGCTAAAAAGGCATCACACTTCTATCATACCTTCATCCGTACACACATACCTTCATCCATATACATACATCCACATACATACATCCACCTCATGTCCTCAGTGCTCCTTTCTTAAGTAAGTAAGATGGAGGATGTGACGCCTATTCTATCTCAAATTTCTTTGAACCCCAAAACCACATCGAAAAAAATCTATAACCCGGATGCCCATATTTTGGTTGACATACTCCCACGACTAAAGTCATGGGATTGTGAGATCAACAAAGACAGCCGACTGAAACCGCTCTTACGTCTTTTCCTTTAAGAGTGGATGCCCCCACTCTGAGAATATTTACAGCCGCATTAATATCCCGGTCGTGTTCCGCCCCGCATCTCGCCTTGATAAGCCATAAAAGGAGTTTAATATGAAATTAGATATATGACAAGAAACCAAATACAAAACAAACGCCGCCGTTGGCGGCGTTGCGATTTTCATCCAACGGCTGAAACCGTTTGAAACCGTTGGCTTTCTCATCGCTTTATCGTAAAATATGGTATAAAATGTAAGGTATATCGGCGGAGAAAATTGGGATTCTAAATTTTGAGCCAAGGTTTTGATCAAGGTTTTGATCAAGTTACTCTAGGGAGAGAAAGTCATGATTTCAACGCTTGTTTTTCACGTAAAATCGGATATAATAATAAACAAGCAACAAGCAACAAGCAACAAGCAACAAGCAACAAGCAACAAGCAACAAGCATTATCTTCTTAAATTCTTCAAAGCTCTTTGTCTCTTTGATATAATAACTATTGCGGCTTCGT
Protein-coding regions in this window:
- the pgsA gene encoding CDP-diacylglycerol--glycerol-3-phosphate 3-phosphatidyltransferase, yielding MNPKVKNKVLNLPNTLSLVRVFLAPLVLLFLSLRSGAPVPYLAELGGGDLSWGDLLAGSVFIVAAITDSLDGYIARKHKLVTTLGKFIDPLADKVLVIAAMVALVELQRIPAWIVVVIITREFVVTGLRLVASAEGVVIAASRGGKIKTVFQIVAVSLLILKLPGGMVLMWVAMFLTVWSGMEYLIGGAKMLIEE